A genomic stretch from Dissulfurispira thermophila includes:
- a CDS encoding alkaline phosphatase, which translates to MQESKNKNGITRRDVLKAVGMGAIYSMLPYHALSSEKDDFKRANGRGIIFIVGDGMPLGVIRAMHEIKTRVNGDAGTFFYNRFNDKNTLLSFMGTSSLSSIVTDSAPASVAWATGSKTANRMLSVLPDGRHLKTIAELAKENGYACGFVTTTRVTHATPAAWVSHSAHRDREDDIALDYLKLMPDVILGGGSKHFDSTKRKDSRDLFKEFETAGYDVTRDRNGLISQQKSESKRPLLGIFNQSHLSYYVDRINNTELGGSQPTLAEMTLVALKRLSTNSKGFILQIEAGRIDHANHSNDAWAAIMDTNELDITLGVVEQYLKANPDTLVILTSDHGNSGWGINGTGPDYNDATEALKKYTGIKASFEVISKKLKGKQPNEIKDIVEYYTSFKIYDNEAAMIYESIQPGYKPYPSDFVYQPDATLGKILSHSIYEKNEKGKTKLPAALRRGNVGFTSTNHTGEDQIVLAYGGTDRLNMRRYVDNTDLFGVMCDYLGIKHRNPSMSENEAKPLVKTASWDEWLRHMELHIA; encoded by the coding sequence ATGCAGGAATCTAAAAATAAAAATGGAATAACCAGGAGAGATGTTTTAAAGGCTGTAGGGATGGGCGCAATTTATTCAATGCTTCCTTATCATGCCTTAAGCAGTGAAAAGGATGATTTCAAAAGGGCTAATGGACGGGGGATTATATTCATTGTTGGAGACGGAATGCCTCTCGGAGTTATAAGGGCAATGCATGAGATAAAGACAAGGGTTAATGGGGATGCCGGCACATTTTTTTATAACCGGTTCAATGACAAAAATACACTGCTTTCATTCATGGGGACAAGTAGCCTTTCAAGTATAGTAACTGATTCTGCTCCCGCATCTGTAGCATGGGCTACTGGCTCAAAGACAGCAAATAGAATGCTTTCTGTTCTGCCAGACGGGAGGCATCTTAAGACTATAGCAGAGCTGGCAAAGGAAAATGGCTATGCCTGCGGATTCGTCACTACAACAAGAGTTACCCACGCAACGCCTGCCGCATGGGTGTCGCACAGCGCACATAGAGATAGGGAAGATGACATTGCCCTTGATTATTTGAAACTCATGCCTGATGTGATACTCGGAGGCGGAAGCAAGCATTTTGATTCCACAAAGAGAAAAGACAGTAGGGACCTATTTAAGGAATTTGAAACTGCCGGATATGATGTAACAAGGGATAGAAATGGGCTTATATCTCAACAAAAGAGCGAATCCAAAAGACCTCTGCTGGGGATCTTCAACCAGTCTCATCTAAGCTACTATGTTGACAGGATTAATAATACGGAATTGGGTGGTAGTCAGCCAACGCTTGCTGAAATGACATTAGTTGCACTAAAAAGGCTCTCAACAAATTCCAAAGGTTTTATTCTCCAGATTGAAGCTGGCAGAATTGATCATGCAAATCACTCTAATGATGCGTGGGCAGCAATAATGGACACAAATGAATTAGATATAACTCTCGGAGTTGTTGAGCAATATCTAAAAGCTAATCCTGATACCCTCGTAATACTCACATCAGACCATGGTAATTCTGGATGGGGGATAAACGGGACGGGACCTGATTATAATGATGCAACAGAAGCCCTCAAAAAATATACGGGGATAAAGGCGTCTTTTGAGGTTATAAGCAAAAAACTAAAAGGCAAACAACCCAATGAGATAAAAGATATTGTTGAGTATTACACATCTTTTAAGATTTATGATAATGAAGCTGCCATGATATACGAGAGCATACAGCCGGGCTATAAGCCATACCCTTCTGATTTTGTTTATCAGCCGGACGCTACCCTGGGGAAGATATTGTCACACAGTATTTATGAGAAAAACGAAAAGGGGAAGACTAAACTACCGGCTGCTTTAAGACGTGGCAATGTAGGTTTTACATCCACCAATCATACAGGAGAGGACCAAATAGTGCTTGCCTATGGAGGCACTGATAGGTTAAATATGAGACGGTATGTTGACAATACCGATCTATTCGGAGTTATGTGCGATTATTTGGGCATCAAGCATAGGAACCCTTCAATGAGTGAGAATGAGGCTAAGCCCTTAGTTAAAACAGCGTCGTGGGATGAGTGGCTCAGGCACATGGAGCTTCATATAGCATAG
- a CDS encoding metallophosphoesterase family protein: MKIAILGDIHGNIEALRTAYDAAVSNNVEKIYHLGDLGGYAPFVNEVVDFLIEHQIEGVQGNYDDAVANGKEHCGCKYEDPVQAEMATMSFEWTKGHATQKSKDYMKCLPFDIEFSVHDKKVKIFHATPLKNNLYWHNDRDEDFFLHMARKADADIMIYGHTHIPYRKNIGNKVFINAGSVGKPKDGDARTCACIADITPDNVKTEFLRIPYDVEKVASAIIESGIPSYFAERLRQGK; this comes from the coding sequence ATGAAAATAGCTATACTTGGAGACATTCACGGAAATATTGAGGCGCTAAGGACTGCATATGATGCGGCAGTGTCTAATAATGTTGAAAAAATATATCATCTCGGAGACCTCGGCGGCTATGCGCCCTTTGTAAATGAGGTGGTTGATTTTCTTATTGAACACCAAATCGAAGGGGTTCAGGGCAATTATGACGATGCAGTTGCAAATGGCAAAGAGCACTGTGGATGCAAATATGAAGACCCGGTTCAGGCAGAGATGGCGACTATGTCATTTGAATGGACAAAAGGACATGCAACTCAGAAGAGCAAGGACTATATGAAGTGCCTCCCTTTTGATATAGAGTTTTCAGTGCATGACAAAAAGGTGAAGATATTTCATGCCACTCCGCTTAAAAATAACCTTTACTGGCACAATGACAGGGATGAAGACTTCTTTCTCCACATGGCAAGAAAGGCGGATGCAGACATCATGATTTACGGACATACGCATATCCCGTACAGAAAAAACATCGGCAATAAGGTATTTATAAATGCCGGCAGTGTTGGAAAACCGAAGGATGGAGACGCGAGGACATGTGCCTGCATTGCCGATATTACTCCTGATAATGTGAAAACAGAGTTTCTAAGAATACCATATGATGTTGAGAAAGTAGCCTCTGCCATCATAGAAAGCGGCATACCTTCATATTTTGCGGAGAGGCTGCGTCAGGGTAAATAA
- the pstS gene encoding phosphate ABC transporter substrate-binding protein PstS — translation MKRILGLILALTVVLSFSMANAEETLNGAGATFPYPLYSAWAYEYHKTTGVKLNYQSIGSGGGVRQVVNRTVDFGASDDALEPKEIEKDKLLQWPQVIGGEVLAINVSGIKSEEMVLDSDSVCKIFLGEVKYWDDKEIKQLNPSLNLPHKEITVVHRSDGSGTTAVFTHYLSEACPAWKSKVGEGKSVKWPVGIGGKGNEGVANYVKRTPFSIGYVEFAYAKQNKLTYTLLKNPAGKVIRPTLETFAEAASAGNYDPKKHFYTWVTNVKSPNAWPIVAATNILVPKERVGENKKVVKFFDWAFSKKADEIAQSLVYAPLPEALKNKIRAYWKANGIY, via the coding sequence ATGAAGAGGATTTTAGGTTTAATATTAGCACTAACTGTTGTGTTGTCATTTTCTATGGCAAACGCCGAGGAGACATTGAACGGCGCTGGGGCAACATTCCCGTATCCATTATATTCTGCATGGGCATATGAGTATCACAAAACCACAGGTGTGAAGCTCAACTATCAATCAATAGGCTCAGGCGGAGGGGTCAGACAGGTTGTGAATAGGACAGTTGACTTTGGTGCATCTGACGATGCCCTTGAACCTAAAGAGATAGAAAAGGATAAGCTCCTTCAGTGGCCGCAGGTTATAGGTGGTGAGGTTCTGGCGATAAATGTTTCTGGTATTAAATCTGAGGAAATGGTCTTAGATTCTGATAGCGTATGCAAGATATTTCTCGGTGAAGTCAAATACTGGGATGATAAAGAGATAAAGCAACTGAATCCTTCCCTTAATCTGCCACATAAGGAGATTACTGTTGTTCACAGGTCTGATGGATCAGGAACCACCGCAGTTTTTACACATTATCTATCAGAGGCATGTCCTGCCTGGAAAAGCAAGGTTGGTGAGGGCAAATCTGTGAAATGGCCTGTTGGCATAGGAGGGAAAGGCAATGAGGGTGTTGCCAATTATGTAAAGAGGACACCATTTTCCATAGGCTATGTAGAATTTGCATATGCAAAACAGAACAAACTCACTTACACGCTTCTTAAAAATCCTGCGGGCAAAGTGATTAGACCGACCCTTGAAACCTTTGCTGAGGCTGCATCAGCGGGTAATTATGACCCCAAAAAACACTTCTATACATGGGTTACAAATGTAAAAAGCCCTAATGCATGGCCAATTGTTGCTGCTACAAATATCCTCGTACCAAAAGAAAGGGTTGGAGAAAATAAAAAGGTTGTTAAGTTTTTTGACTGGGCATTTTCTAAAAAGGCAGACGAGATAGCACAAAGTTTGGTTTATGCACCACTTCCAGAAGCATTAAAAAATAAGATAAGGGCATACTGGAAGGCAAACGGAATATATTAA
- the pstC gene encoding phosphate ABC transporter permease subunit PstC — protein sequence MIFSFITGIAAISVVLIIVGTLYVLFKESSLSIERFGFLKFITSLDWDPVRESFGAAAALYGTLVTTALALIIAIPVAIGIAIFVTEVAPNFLKGPVGVAIELLAAIPSIIYGMWGLFTLAPIMSKYIEPFLQKTIGKLPLFNILFEGTPLGIDLLTASMILGIMIIPFTASISRDAFNLTPSVVKESAYAVGATKWEVVRDVVLPYSKLGVFGGIVISLGRALGETMAVAFVLGNNNQITTSLLDAAATVTVKLANEFTEADKDIYLSSLYYLALLLFMASFIVLSIAKFLLLKAENKLKA from the coding sequence TTGATTTTTTCATTCATTACAGGCATTGCAGCGATTTCTGTTGTCCTGATCATTGTCGGCACATTATATGTGCTTTTTAAAGAATCTTCACTATCAATCGAAAGATTTGGCTTTTTAAAGTTTATTACATCATTAGATTGGGACCCCGTAAGGGAATCCTTTGGAGCTGCAGCAGCCCTTTATGGAACACTTGTGACAACAGCCTTAGCCCTCATTATTGCAATACCAGTTGCTATCGGGATTGCAATATTTGTTACAGAGGTTGCTCCCAATTTCCTGAAGGGACCTGTTGGTGTTGCTATAGAGCTTTTAGCAGCCATACCAAGCATCATTTACGGCATGTGGGGGCTCTTTACACTCGCACCAATTATGTCAAAATATATAGAACCCTTTTTGCAAAAGACCATCGGTAAATTACCGTTATTTAACATACTCTTTGAGGGCACTCCACTCGGTATAGACCTTTTGACAGCAAGCATGATACTCGGAATAATGATAATTCCTTTTACTGCAAGCATCTCAAGGGATGCCTTTAATCTCACACCATCTGTGGTGAAGGAGTCTGCCTATGCAGTTGGTGCAACAAAGTGGGAGGTGGTAAGGGATGTAGTGCTTCCCTATTCAAAATTAGGTGTCTTTGGTGGCATTGTTATCTCTCTTGGAAGGGCGCTGGGTGAGACAATGGCAGTTGCCTTTGTCCTTGGAAATAATAATCAGATAACCACATCCCTACTCGATGCAGCAGCAACAGTTACTGTGAAACTCGCAAATGAGTTTACAGAGGCAGACAAAGATATTTATCTTTCATCATTATATTATTTGGCACTTCTGCTTTTTATGGCGAGCTTTATTGTGCTGTCTATTGCAAAGTTCCTTTTATTAAAGGCAGAAAATAAGCTGAAGGCTTAA
- the pstA gene encoding phosphate ABC transporter permease PstA, whose protein sequence is MNREKFRIIQSRIAFIVSTLTAMFGIFWLIFIIGDVLVHGIGALNINLFIKDPAPAGVEGGGLRNAFVGHLMITFFATLIGVPVGVLGGTFLAEYARGKRIARFISILSDIMVSVPAIVVGTFVYAIIVKPIGHFSGWAGAVALAMIMIPVVVRTTENMLSLVSWTVREAAFALGAPYYKVIIQVVYRGAATGILTGILLSIARVTGEAAPLLFTSFNNSFFSANMNEPVASLTVSIFQYAMGPYESWHAQAWAAALMITVFILFITIIGRLIIKWRYKK, encoded by the coding sequence ATGAACCGCGAGAAATTCAGGATTATACAGAGCCGCATTGCTTTTATTGTTAGCACTCTTACTGCCATGTTTGGTATTTTCTGGCTTATATTCATTATCGGCGATGTCCTTGTTCATGGCATAGGTGCACTGAATATAAATTTATTCATAAAAGACCCCGCCCCTGCGGGTGTTGAGGGAGGGGGCCTCAGAAATGCCTTTGTGGGTCATTTGATGATAACCTTCTTTGCAACATTGATTGGTGTCCCTGTGGGTGTGCTTGGCGGGACATTCCTTGCAGAATATGCAAGAGGCAAAAGGATCGCACGATTCATAAGCATCCTTTCTGACATAATGGTCAGCGTTCCAGCCATTGTGGTTGGCACTTTTGTATATGCCATAATAGTGAAACCAATTGGTCATTTCAGCGGTTGGGCTGGGGCTGTTGCACTGGCAATGATAATGATTCCTGTGGTGGTGAGGACAACAGAGAATATGCTTTCACTTGTATCCTGGACAGTCAGAGAGGCTGCCTTTGCATTAGGAGCTCCTTATTATAAGGTCATCATACAGGTTGTTTACAGAGGGGCAGCCACGGGTATCTTGACAGGCATACTTCTTTCTATTGCGAGGGTTACAGGTGAGGCAGCACCACTTTTGTTCACCTCCTTTAATAACTCATTCTTTTCTGCTAATATGAATGAACCAGTAGCTTCGCTTACTGTATCGATATTTCAATATGCCATGGGTCCTTATGAAAGCTGGCACGCCCAGGCATGGGCAGCAGCATTAATGATTACTGTATTTATTCTTTTCATCACAATCATTGGCAGACTCATCATAAAATGGAGGTACAAAAAGTGA
- the pstB gene encoding phosphate ABC transporter ATP-binding protein PstB gives MEVQKVTEHIEIEVRNLNFYYTGNIHALKQINLSAYRHNVIALIGPSGCGKTTLLRCFNRMHDLYPKNRYEGEIIFQGANILSNNIDIIDLRSRIGMVFQKPTPFPMTIFDNIAYGLRLKGVKNRSELSERVERALKNAALWGEVKDKLNVSAYELSGGQQQRLVIARALAVEPEVLLFDEPTSALDPISTGKIEELIVQLKSKVTIIIVTHNMQQAARISDWTGFMMLGELIEFDKTDKIFTAPSEKLTEDYITGRFG, from the coding sequence ATGGAGGTACAAAAAGTGACAGAGCATATAGAGATTGAGGTTAGAAATCTCAACTTTTATTATACTGGCAATATCCACGCCCTGAAGCAGATAAACCTCTCTGCTTATAGGCATAATGTTATAGCACTCATAGGTCCTTCGGGTTGTGGCAAAACAACGCTCCTGAGGTGTTTTAACAGAATGCATGACCTTTATCCTAAAAACAGATATGAAGGCGAAATAATCTTTCAGGGTGCAAATATCCTTTCTAACAATATTGACATCATTGACCTCAGGAGCCGGATTGGAATGGTCTTTCAGAAACCCACTCCATTCCCTATGACTATATTTGACAATATTGCATATGGTCTCAGGCTGAAGGGCGTTAAAAATAGGTCTGAACTCTCTGAAAGGGTAGAAAGGGCACTCAAAAATGCAGCACTCTGGGGTGAGGTAAAGGACAAACTAAATGTCAGTGCCTATGAGCTTTCGGGTGGACAACAGCAAAGACTTGTTATCGCAAGGGCATTGGCTGTTGAGCCTGAAGTCCTCCTTTTTGATGAACCCACCTCAGCCCTTGATCCCATATCCACTGGCAAGATAGAAGAACTCATAGTTCAATTAAAGAGCAAAGTTACGATAATTATCGTCACCCACAACATGCAGCAAGCAGCCCGAATCTCTGACTGGACAGGGTTTATGATGCTCGGGGAATTGATTGAATTTGACAAAACAGATAAGATATTCACAGCCCCCTCTGAAAAGCTTACAGAGGACTATATCACAGGGAGGTTTGGATAA
- the phoU gene encoding phosphate signaling complex protein PhoU yields the protein MTRFDEELTSLKEMILKMGALVESSIKDSVRSLVERDDALARTIIERDHEINALDVQIDEECIRLIALMQPMAGDLRFLTTAMKITTDLERMGDNAVNIAERALELNREPILKPYIDIPHMSQIAQGMTRDALDAFVKKDKRLAMDVIMRDDEVDDLKYGILEELISYMIRDPNTVSRAMKISFVAQYLERIADHATNIAEMVIYLVAGKIIRHMALPKE from the coding sequence ATGACCAGGTTTGATGAAGAATTGACCAGTTTAAAAGAGATGATACTAAAAATGGGAGCATTAGTTGAAAGTTCTATAAAAGATTCTGTTAGATCTCTGGTAGAAAGAGACGATGCACTTGCAAGAACTATTATAGAAAGAGACCATGAGATAAATGCCCTTGATGTGCAGATAGATGAGGAATGCATAAGGCTCATAGCGCTGATGCAGCCTATGGCTGGAGACTTGAGATTTCTGACAACGGCAATGAAGATAACCACAGACCTTGAAAGAATGGGAGACAATGCTGTAAATATAGCAGAAAGGGCTTTAGAGCTAAACAGAGAGCCAATCCTCAAGCCTTATATAGACATCCCTCACATGAGCCAGATAGCCCAGGGGATGACAAGAGATGCACTTGATGCATTTGTAAAAAAAGATAAAAGACTTGCAATGGATGTAATCATGAGGGATGATGAGGTAGATGACCTTAAATATGGAATACTTGAAGAATTAATATCCTATATGATCAGGGATCCAAATACAGTATCAAGGGCAATGAAGATTAGCTTTGTTGCGCAGTATCTGGAGAGGATCGCTGATCACGCCACTAATATTGCTGAGATGGTCATATATCTTGTAGCTGGAAAGATCATAAGGCATATGGCTTTGCCTAAAGAGTAG
- a CDS encoding IS110 family transposase, which translates to MFYLGIDVSKKAARYFILDESGSKLKAFTVDTNKESLESLLERFKSLSITTDNLLIGIEATGSFWENTYSFLKNKGYNIVLLNPYNTNKFREALAKKAKTDDIDALVIAQLLRTGEYVQSQVAEENIQALRELTVLRYEFVKERKNLQRQVYSLLNVVFPEYEKTVIAKPFSQASMRILSEYPTAKHLSGAKPKHIEKIVRKIVGNNFNIGEIQNLIDTARNSIYSGRAKDARATTLRMLLAHIANLSNSIEELEKQMKEFLSPSDSDDSFPGQNLLSIKGVGDKTLAAIISYLGSDGSNFPDSKSAVGYVGFYPKIYESGQSRRDNKISKRGPKVLRWALYMAAVASLKHNKEMRTLYHMHLFLYK; encoded by the coding sequence ATGTTTTATCTCGGTATTGATGTTTCAAAAAAGGCTGCCCGTTATTTCATCCTCGATGAATCAGGCAGCAAGCTTAAGGCCTTTACTGTCGACACCAACAAAGAATCGCTGGAGAGTCTGCTGGAAAGATTCAAATCTCTTTCCATAACCACAGACAATCTCCTCATCGGCATCGAAGCCACCGGTAGTTTCTGGGAGAACACCTACTCCTTTCTCAAAAACAAAGGCTATAATATCGTCCTTCTGAATCCCTATAACACGAATAAGTTCAGAGAGGCATTAGCCAAGAAGGCTAAAACAGACGATATAGATGCCCTTGTTATCGCCCAACTCCTCAGAACCGGAGAGTATGTTCAAAGCCAGGTGGCTGAAGAAAACATTCAAGCCCTAAGGGAACTAACTGTCCTCAGGTATGAGTTCGTCAAGGAGAGAAAGAACCTTCAGAGACAGGTATATTCCCTTCTGAACGTTGTCTTCCCGGAATATGAGAAGACTGTCATTGCAAAACCGTTCTCTCAGGCATCTATGCGTATTCTTTCTGAATACCCAACTGCTAAACATCTCTCAGGGGCTAAACCAAAACATATTGAAAAGATTGTCCGTAAGATCGTCGGCAACAACTTCAATATAGGAGAAATACAAAACCTCATAGATACCGCAAGGAACTCCATCTACTCAGGAAGGGCAAAGGATGCAAGGGCAACTACATTGAGAATGCTTCTCGCTCACATTGCAAACCTCTCAAATTCCATAGAGGAACTCGAAAAACAGATGAAAGAGTTCCTCTCTCCTTCTGACTCTGACGATAGCTTCCCTGGACAGAACCTCCTCTCCATCAAAGGAGTCGGCGATAAGACCCTTGCAGCGATTATCTCTTATCTCGGCTCTGATGGCTCTAACTTCCCTGATTCCAAATCTGCTGTCGGGTATGTTGGCTTCTATCCTAAAATATATGAATCAGGACAGAGCAGACGAGATAACAAGATTTCTAAAAGAGGACCGAAGGTTCTCAGATGGGCTCTCTATATGGCTGCTGTTGCTTCTCTAAAACACAACAAAGAGATGAGAACCCTTTACCATATGCACCTATTTTTATACAAATGA
- a CDS encoding response regulator produces MKKILVVDDDRGVRLSFCEVLKGEGFLPIEASNGKEAIELFKKETPLAVLLDLKMPGMDGLEVLQELKKIDPDIPIIIVTAFSDIETAVICIKIGAYGKGFSSLCCVLEKQQQPYREPI; encoded by the coding sequence ATGAAGAAGATACTTGTTGTAGATGATGACAGGGGCGTAAGGTTATCCTTCTGTGAGGTGCTTAAGGGTGAGGGATTTTTACCAATAGAGGCATCCAATGGAAAAGAAGCAATAGAATTGTTTAAAAAAGAAACTCCTCTGGCAGTACTTCTTGACCTTAAAATGCCAGGCATGGATGGTTTAGAAGTATTACAGGAACTCAAAAAAATAGACCCTGATATCCCTATTATAATTGTTACTGCTTTTAGCGATATAGAAACAGCAGTCATTTGTATAAAAATAGGTGCATATGGTAAAGGGTTCTCATCTCTTTGTTGTGTTTTAGAGAAGCAACAGCAGCCATATAGAGAGCCCATCTGA
- a CDS encoding ClpXP protease specificity-enhancing factor SspB, with translation MNNLKKHIFFEFLNLAGKVFVLVKYSENVILGNRGFTAEEKKNGIILVFNSKMNFMWDDYGITATLVFGSSPQKCFIPSDDIVALYSPELNAQFVVSSSVQQPTPATHKEDRFEEQQKTLKNKQSKGQVIKVDFTKKRK, from the coding sequence ATGAATAATCTCAAAAAACATATATTCTTTGAATTTCTTAATCTCGCAGGTAAGGTATTTGTGCTTGTCAAGTATTCTGAAAATGTGATACTCGGCAATCGTGGTTTCACAGCAGAAGAAAAGAAAAACGGCATCATACTCGTATTTAATTCAAAAATGAATTTTATGTGGGACGACTACGGCATTACTGCAACACTTGTCTTTGGTTCTTCACCTCAGAAATGTTTTATCCCATCTGATGACATTGTTGCTTTGTATTCACCTGAGCTTAATGCTCAGTTTGTAGTATCATCAAGTGTGCAGCAGCCAACACCTGCTACTCATAAAGAAGACAGATTTGAAGAGCAGCAAAAGACTTTAAAAAACAAACAGTCAAAAGGACAGGTAATAAAAGTCGATTTTACTAAAAAGCGAAAATAG
- a CDS encoding endonuclease Q family protein encodes MRFIADLHIHSKYSRATSKDMSPENLWRWAQLKGISIIGTGDFTHPKWFKELNEKLQSADNGLFMLRSDLMTNDIPDLCKAEVFFILTAEISCIYSKNGKTRKIHSLIFTPNFADAAKINIALSKIGNLNTDGRPILGLDAKELLKIVLNESPDSMLIPAHAWTPHFSIFGAASGFDYFEECFEELTPHIYAIETGLSSDPLMNWRLSALDKITLISNSDAHSPKKIGREANIFDIEISYKSITDAIKTKNGFIGTIEFFPEEGKYHYDGHRACGISMSPKETIKNNYLCPVCGKEVTIGVMHRIERLADREEGFRPKDAPPFYSIIPLPEIIADVLKIGVNSKKVDKDYQDILNKLGSEFKILMDIPIKDIEQANYSLLAEAISQMRKGDVYIAPGYDGEYGKIKLKRTEDK; translated from the coding sequence ATGCGTTTTATTGCAGACCTTCATATCCATTCAAAATATTCACGGGCAACGAGCAAAGACATGTCTCCTGAGAACCTATGGAGATGGGCGCAGCTCAAGGGCATTTCAATAATAGGCACAGGGGACTTTACACATCCAAAATGGTTCAAGGAGCTCAATGAAAAACTCCAATCCGCTGACAACGGATTGTTCATGCTGCGAAGTGATTTAATGACAAACGATATTCCTGATTTATGCAAGGCTGAAGTCTTTTTCATACTCACTGCAGAGATAAGCTGCATTTACAGCAAAAACGGAAAGACGAGAAAGATACATTCCCTCATATTCACCCCTAACTTTGCAGATGCTGCAAAGATAAATATTGCTCTGTCAAAAATTGGAAACCTCAATACAGATGGAAGACCGATACTCGGACTTGATGCAAAAGAACTCTTAAAGATTGTCTTGAATGAATCACCTGACTCGATGCTCATACCTGCGCATGCGTGGACACCGCACTTCTCTATATTTGGTGCAGCATCAGGCTTTGATTACTTTGAAGAATGTTTTGAAGAACTCACGCCTCATATCTATGCCATAGAGACCGGGCTTTCGTCAGACCCGCTCATGAATTGGAGGCTTTCAGCACTTGATAAAATAACACTCATATCCAACTCAGACGCTCACTCTCCTAAAAAAATTGGCCGTGAGGCAAATATATTTGACATCGAGATTTCGTATAAATCAATAACAGATGCTATAAAAACAAAGAATGGATTTATAGGCACTATAGAATTTTTCCCAGAAGAAGGCAAATATCATTATGATGGACACAGGGCATGCGGAATAAGCATGTCTCCAAAAGAAACGATAAAAAACAACTATCTCTGTCCTGTTTGTGGCAAAGAGGTTACTATAGGCGTAATGCATAGGATTGAAAGGCTTGCTGACAGAGAGGAAGGCTTTAGACCCAAAGATGCTCCACCCTTTTATTCGATAATTCCGCTGCCTGAAATCATTGCCGATGTCTTAAAAATAGGGGTAAATAGTAAAAAAGTGGACAAAGACTATCAAGACATCCTTAATAAATTAGGCAGTGAGTTTAAGATTCTCATGGATATACCTATAAAAGATATTGAGCAAGCAAACTACTCACTTTTAGCAGAGGCAATATCACAAATGCGCAAGGGTGATGTATATATAGCTCCCGGATATGATGGAGAATACGGAAAGATAAAGCTGAAAAGAACAGAGGACAAATGA
- the nifH gene encoding nitrogenase iron protein, producing MRQIAIYGKGGIGKSTTTQNTVSALAEAGYKCMIVGCDPKADATRLILHKKAQATVMDMARERGSVEDLEIDEVLLEGFKGIRCAESGGPEPGVGCAGRGVITAINFLEENGAYGDDLDFVFYDVLGDVVCGGFAMPIREGKAKEIYIVTSGEMMAMYAANNIARGILKYAQSGGVRLGGLICNSRKVDREYELISELAKRLNTQMIHFIPRDNQVQRAELRRMTVIEYSPEHPQADEYRTLAKKIAENTNLVIPTPLTMDELEQLLMDFGMLEKEEVAA from the coding sequence ATGAGACAGATAGCGATTTATGGTAAAGGTGGCATCGGAAAATCAACAACAACACAGAATACTGTAAGTGCCTTGGCAGAGGCAGGATACAAATGCATGATAGTGGGATGCGACCCGAAGGCGGATGCAACGAGGCTTATACTCCATAAAAAGGCGCAGGCAACGGTTATGGATATGGCAAGGGAAAGGGGATCTGTGGAAGACCTTGAGATTGATGAGGTGCTCCTTGAGGGCTTTAAGGGTATCCGGTGTGCCGAATCAGGCGGTCCTGAGCCAGGTGTGGGCTGTGCGGGCCGCGGTGTTATCACTGCAATAAACTTTCTTGAGGAAAACGGTGCATATGGAGATGATCTCGACTTTGTATTCTATGATGTCCTCGGTGATGTTGTCTGCGGAGGTTTTGCGATGCCCATAAGAGAGGGTAAGGCAAAAGAAATCTATATTGTTACATCAGGTGAGATGATGGCCATGTATGCGGCGAACAACATAGCAAGAGGAATCCTCAAATATGCACAGAGCGGAGGTGTGAGGCTCGGCGGTCTTATCTGTAACAGCAGAAAGGTTGATAGGGAATATGAATTGATTTCAGAACTCGCAAAAAGGCTCAACACCCAGATGATTCATTTTATCCCGAGGGACAATCAGGTCCAGAGGGCTGAGCTAAGAAGAATGACCGTGATTGAGTATTCTCCTGAGCATCCACAGGCAGATGAATACAGAACACTTGCTAAGAAGATTGCAGAAAATACAAACCTTGTAATACCAACTCCCCTTACCATGGATGAACTGGAACAACTGCTCATGGACTTCGGGATGCTGGAAAAAGAAGAAGTAGCAGCGTAG